One window from the genome of [Clostridium] celerecrescens 18A encodes:
- a CDS encoding NUDIX hydrolase, whose product MEQKPVKRLDRELKYEGNILKIYEDTVDANGHLAHWDFIHHNGAAAVVPVTKSGKLLMVRQYRNALDRYTLEIPAGALDSPDEPKIDCAHRELEEETGYKTDKEKLEYLISVNTTVAFCDEAIDIFVARELEPSKQNLDEDEYIEVEEWEVADLEQKIYRGEITDGKTIAAILAYARKYGVK is encoded by the coding sequence ATGGAACAAAAGCCTGTGAAACGACTTGACAGAGAATTAAAGTATGAGGGAAATATTTTAAAAATATACGAGGACACGGTGGATGCCAACGGCCATCTGGCTCACTGGGATTTCATTCATCATAACGGAGCAGCGGCAGTGGTCCCTGTAACGAAAAGCGGGAAGCTTCTCATGGTGCGCCAGTACCGCAATGCCTTAGACCGCTATACCCTGGAGATCCCGGCCGGGGCCCTTGACAGCCCAGATGAACCAAAGATTGACTGTGCCCATAGGGAGCTGGAGGAAGAGACCGGCTATAAGACGGATAAGGAAAAGCTGGAGTATTTAATCAGTGTCAACACAACGGTAGCTTTCTGTGATGAGGCCATCGATATTTTTGTTGCAAGGGAATTAGAGCCTTCGAAGCAGAATCTGGATGAAGACGAATACATTGAGGTGGAGGAATGGGAGGTAGCTGACCTGGAACAGAAGATCTACCGGGGAGAGATTACCGACGGGAAGACCATTGCGGCAATCCTAGCATATGCGAGAAAATACGGCGTAAAGTAG
- the trpD gene encoding anthranilate phosphoribosyltransferase produces MIRQAIHEVISGQDLSFEAAKEVMNEIMSGETTPAQMAAFLTGLRMKGETIDEITACATVMREKALRLEPDFPVIDIVGTGGDEAGTFNISTTSAFVVAAGGVPVAKHGNRSVSSKSGAADVLEHLGVNLNLTAEQSGILLKKTGMCFLFAQAYHSSMKYAGPVRKELGVRTIFNILGPLSNPAGATMQLLGVYDRKLVEPLAQVLSNLGVKRGLVVCGDDGLDEATVTGPSHVCEIRFGELSPYEITPEQFSLNRCSLLELVGGTPAENAQITRDILNGKLHGPKRDIVILNSALSLYLGIDDCTISQCIEKAAHLIDSGKAAIKLEEFVTMTNEVIL; encoded by the coding sequence ATGATCAGGCAGGCAATCCATGAAGTAATATCAGGACAGGATTTAAGCTTTGAAGCAGCAAAAGAGGTCATGAATGAAATCATGAGCGGGGAAACCACCCCAGCCCAGATGGCAGCATTTTTAACAGGTCTTCGGATGAAGGGCGAAACCATTGACGAGATCACTGCCTGTGCCACAGTCATGCGGGAAAAGGCCTTAAGGCTGGAACCGGACTTTCCTGTCATTGATATCGTGGGAACCGGAGGCGACGAGGCAGGGACCTTTAACATTTCCACAACCAGCGCATTTGTGGTGGCCGCAGGAGGTGTTCCGGTGGCTAAGCACGGCAACCGCAGCGTTTCCAGCAAAAGCGGGGCTGCCGATGTATTGGAGCACCTTGGAGTGAATTTAAATCTTACAGCAGAGCAGTCGGGGATCTTATTAAAGAAAACGGGCATGTGTTTCCTCTTTGCCCAGGCATACCATTCCTCTATGAAATATGCCGGACCTGTGCGGAAAGAGCTTGGAGTGCGGACCATCTTTAATATCTTAGGCCCTCTCTCCAATCCGGCTGGAGCCACCATGCAGCTTTTAGGGGTCTATGACCGGAAGCTGGTAGAACCCCTGGCCCAGGTATTAAGCAATCTTGGTGTCAAGCGGGGACTGGTGGTCTGCGGAGATGACGGGCTTGATGAAGCCACGGTCACCGGTCCCAGCCACGTATGCGAGATCCGTTTCGGAGAACTGTCTCCCTATGAGATCACACCGGAGCAGTTTTCCTTAAATCGCTGCAGCCTTTTGGAGCTGGTGGGCGGCACCCCTGCAGAAAATGCCCAGATCACCAGGGATATCTTAAACGGAAAGCTCCACGGGCCAAAGCGGGATATCGTCATCTTAAACTCTGCCTTAAGCCTGTACCTGGGTATCGACGACTGTACCATTTCCCAGTGCATCGAAAAAGCAGCCCATCTCATTGATTCGGGAAAAGCCGCCATAAAGCTTGAGGAGTTTGTAACGATGACCAACGAGGTGATCTTATGA
- a CDS encoding DeoR/GlpR family DNA-binding transcription regulator produces the protein MMMAERQIKILNMIQEDGSVQVEELAKELVVSPMTIRRDLEKLRKEGLIERCHGGAVSKTEVAYADKSVKNHGQKVRIAEKCEEFIREGTTVYLDAGTTTYEIAKRIMDKENMTVITNDLEIALLMKNSKAELILCGGYVQKSTGSTLGYYTTQMIEDFRFDTGFFGAAAISGEFHVLTPTTDKAFLKRQLVKQCQQAFLAVDDSKFNRQGMNRINCLADYTGIITDHEFKEQEKAVLRKKGVRIISVNQENSQD, from the coding sequence ATGATGATGGCGGAAAGGCAGATTAAGATTCTGAACATGATACAGGAAGATGGAAGCGTCCAGGTTGAAGAGCTGGCAAAAGAGCTTGTCGTCAGCCCTATGACCATCCGCAGGGATTTGGAAAAGCTCCGGAAGGAGGGGCTGATCGAACGCTGCCACGGAGGAGCAGTAAGCAAGACCGAGGTGGCCTATGCGGATAAGAGCGTGAAGAATCATGGTCAGAAGGTGCGGATCGCAGAAAAATGCGAGGAATTCATCAGGGAAGGGACTACCGTATATCTGGATGCAGGAACCACCACCTATGAGATCGCAAAACGGATCATGGATAAGGAAAATATGACGGTTATTACCAACGACTTAGAGATTGCGCTTCTCATGAAAAACAGCAAGGCAGAGCTGATCCTGTGCGGCGGTTATGTCCAGAAGTCCACAGGAAGTACCTTAGGCTATTACACCACCCAGATGATAGAGGATTTCCGGTTTGATACAGGATTTTTTGGGGCTGCCGCCATAAGCGGTGAGTTCCATGTACTGACCCCTACCACAGATAAAGCATTTTTAAAACGCCAGCTTGTAAAGCAGTGCCAGCAGGCTTTTCTGGCAGTGGATGATTCCAAATTCAACCGGCAGGGAATGAACCGGATCAACTGCCTGGCTGATTATACAGGAATTATAACAGATCATGAATTTAAAGAGCAGGAAAAGGCAGTCCTTCGGAAGAAGGGGGTTCGCATCATTTCCGTCAATCAAGAGAATTCCCAAGATTGA
- a CDS encoding anthranilate synthase component I family protein, with translation MNITPDCKEIEALAASYPVIPVCREIFADIVTPITLLRKIAAKSNRYYLLESIEGGEKWGRYSFLGYDPVLKVTLKDHVARIHHYSQPEADQVIRTREPYDVLRNILKDYRSPRLPGLPPFTGGFVGYFAYSMIGYAEPVLSIKKGICNDFDLMLFDTVIAYDHLKQKISLVVNMKTDRIMENYGKACTKLESIASIIGENIPLKKSAVTSRPNFSCNVTKEEYCSMVERAKKYIVDGDIFQAVLSRQFTSDYQDSLLNAYRVLRTTNPSPYMVYLHMDDTEIISTSPETLVRLKNGRLTTFPVAGSRPRGMNEEEDKQLSKELLADEKELAEHNMLVDLGRNDLGKIAAFSTVEVTGYQMIHRYSKIMHICSQVEADITPDRDSFHAIEAVLPAGTLSGAPKIRACEIIEELETEPRDIYGGALGYIDLTGNMDTCIAIRMAVKSQGKVYVQAGGGIVADSVPEREYEESENKAKAVIRAIETAGEVND, from the coding sequence ATGAACATCACGCCGGACTGTAAGGAAATCGAAGCGCTTGCCGCTTCCTATCCCGTCATCCCGGTCTGCAGGGAAATCTTTGCAGACATTGTCACACCAATTACCCTGCTGCGAAAGATCGCAGCCAAAAGCAACCGGTATTATCTCCTTGAAAGCATTGAGGGAGGCGAAAAATGGGGACGTTACTCCTTCCTTGGCTATGACCCGGTCCTTAAAGTCACTTTAAAAGATCATGTTGCTAGGATACATCATTACAGCCAGCCGGAGGCCGACCAGGTGATCCGGACCAGGGAGCCCTATGATGTGCTGCGAAATATCTTAAAGGATTACCGTTCCCCAAGACTTCCCGGACTTCCCCCCTTTACCGGAGGATTTGTAGGGTATTTTGCCTACAGCATGATCGGCTACGCGGAACCGGTCCTATCCATCAAAAAGGGGATTTGCAATGACTTTGACTTAATGCTTTTTGATACGGTCATAGCCTACGACCATTTAAAGCAGAAAATCAGCCTTGTTGTTAATATGAAAACCGACCGGATCATGGAAAATTACGGGAAGGCCTGCACAAAGCTGGAAAGCATTGCATCCATAATCGGAGAAAATATCCCGCTGAAAAAATCAGCAGTCACCAGCAGGCCAAACTTCAGCTGCAATGTGACCAAAGAGGAATACTGTTCCATGGTGGAGCGGGCAAAGAAATATATCGTGGACGGAGACATTTTCCAGGCGGTACTTTCCAGACAGTTCACAAGTGATTACCAGGACAGTCTTCTCAATGCCTACCGGGTCCTAAGAACCACCAATCCGTCTCCCTACATGGTTTATCTTCACATGGATGATACGGAAATCATCAGCACTTCCCCTGAAACCCTGGTCCGTTTAAAGAACGGACGGCTCACCACCTTTCCGGTAGCTGGCTCCAGACCCAGGGGAATGAACGAGGAGGAAGACAAACAGCTTTCCAAAGAGCTTCTGGCAGATGAAAAGGAACTGGCAGAGCACAACATGCTGGTGGACTTGGGAAGAAATGATCTGGGTAAAATCGCGGCATTTTCCACGGTAGAGGTGACAGGCTATCAAATGATCCACCGCTATTCCAAAATCATGCACATCTGTTCCCAGGTGGAGGCGGACATTACTCCTGACCGGGATTCCTTCCATGCCATTGAGGCGGTCCTTCCGGCAGGCACTCTTTCCGGAGCTCCGAAAATCCGGGCCTGTGAGATCATCGAAGAACTGGAAACAGAGCCAAGGGACATTTATGGAGGGGCCCTGGGTTACATTGATCTTACCGGAAACATGGACACCTGCATCGCCATACGCATGGCGGTAAAGAGCCAGGGAAAGGTATACGTTCAGGCGGGTGGCGGCATCGTGGCTGACAGCGTTCCGGAACGGGAGTACGAAGAATCGGAAAACAAGGCGAAAGCCGTGATCCGGGCCATTGAAACCGCTGGGGAGGTAAATGACTGA
- a CDS encoding GNAT family N-acetyltransferase — MEVRIELAYERPEEVIRLFTEYTDTIITKDTEVAKCLNFQHYDDEVKELGEKYGMPNGRLYVAYLNSDIVGCVALRQLDDRFCEMKRLYVRPGYRGKHIGNALIEQVIADARQIGYKHMRLDTFPFMDRAIQMYYRYGFYKIERYNDNPASTAVFMQLDL; from the coding sequence GTGGAAGTAAGAATTGAACTGGCATATGAACGGCCTGAGGAAGTTATCCGCTTGTTCACTGAATATACGGATACTATTATTACAAAAGATACTGAAGTAGCAAAATGCCTTAATTTCCAGCATTATGACGATGAAGTGAAAGAATTGGGAGAAAAGTATGGTATGCCCAATGGCCGGCTCTATGTTGCTTATTTAAACAGTGATATTGTTGGATGTGTTGCATTGAGGCAGTTGGATGATCGTTTTTGTGAAATGAAACGATTATATGTCAGACCTGGATATCGGGGAAAACATATAGGAAATGCTCTGATTGAACAAGTAATTGCAGATGCCAGGCAGATTGGATATAAACATATGCGTTTAGACACGTTCCCTTTTATGGATCGTGCCATTCAGATGTATTACCGGTACGGTTTTTATAAAATTGAGCGATACAATGACAATCCTGCTTCGACGGCAGTTTTCATGCAGCTGGATTTGTAA
- the proC gene encoding pyrroline-5-carboxylate reductase, translated as MAKIGIIGIGNMGFAILKGLLKTYEKEEIIFTDVNKERCTQISSEMGVAQGESNAQCTGQAKYVVLAVKPQYFDPVLSDIREKVTEDHVIISIAPGITTAQLKEKLGEKTRVVRAMPNTPALLGEGMTGVCYDEKDFSQEEKETIGDIFRSLGRMRIVEERLMNAVVCASGSSPAYVYMFIEALADGAVKYGLPRDAAYEMAAQTVLGSARMVLETGEHPGALKDKVCSPGGTTIEGVSALEEFGFRNAVIKAADACFKKCGKL; from the coding sequence ATGGCGAAAATAGGAATCATCGGAATCGGAAATATGGGTTTTGCAATCTTAAAGGGATTATTAAAGACATATGAAAAGGAAGAAATCATTTTTACCGATGTGAATAAAGAACGGTGTACGCAGATCAGTTCAGAGATGGGAGTGGCCCAAGGGGAAAGTAATGCTCAGTGTACGGGACAGGCAAAATACGTGGTACTGGCTGTAAAGCCCCAGTATTTTGACCCGGTGCTGTCCGATATCCGTGAGAAAGTGACAGAGGACCATGTGATCATTTCCATTGCACCCGGTATTACAACGGCCCAGCTAAAAGAGAAGCTGGGAGAGAAGACACGGGTAGTCCGTGCCATGCCAAACACCCCTGCTCTTCTTGGGGAAGGAATGACAGGAGTCTGCTACGATGAGAAGGATTTTTCACAGGAGGAAAAGGAGACGATCGGTGATATCTTCCGTTCACTGGGAAGGATGCGGATTGTAGAAGAGCGGCTTATGAACGCGGTGGTCTGTGCCAGCGGGAGCTCCCCTGCTTATGTCTATATGTTTATCGAGGCACTGGCAGACGGCGCGGTAAAGTATGGCCTTCCAAGGGATGCTGCCTATGAGATGGCTGCTCAGACAGTACTTGGCAGTGCCAGGATGGTCCTGGAGACAGGAGAGCATCCGGGAGCCTTAAAAGATAAGGTTTGTTCGCCGGGAGGTACCACCATTGAGGGAGTATCGGCTCTGGAAGAATTCGGATTCCGCAATGCGGTTATAAAGGCGGCGGATGCCTGTTTTAAAAAGTGCGGGAAACTATAA
- a CDS encoding anthranilate synthase component II yields MILLIDNYDSFSYNLVQMFGSLNPDIRVIRNDEMTAEEIRELSPSHIILSPGPGYPKDAGVCEDVVKKLSGTIPILGVCLGHQGICEVFGAEITHAKKLMHGKQSLLAIDVSDPIFRGLPKQILAARYHSLIAAKDSLPHCLTVIGTDDMGEIMAVKHKEYPLYGLQFHPESILTPDGMTILKNFLSIHIKEAD; encoded by the coding sequence ATGATTCTATTGATCGATAATTATGACAGCTTTTCCTACAACCTGGTTCAGATGTTTGGCAGTCTTAATCCGGATATCAGAGTCATACGTAATGACGAGATGACCGCGGAAGAAATAAGGGAGCTATCTCCCAGCCACATTATCCTCTCCCCTGGTCCCGGCTATCCAAAAGACGCAGGAGTGTGCGAAGACGTGGTAAAGAAGCTTTCTGGAACAATCCCCATTCTTGGGGTATGCCTGGGGCACCAGGGAATCTGTGAAGTATTCGGGGCAGAGATCACCCATGCAAAGAAGCTGATGCATGGAAAGCAGAGCCTTCTTGCCATCGATGTTTCCGATCCCATCTTCCGCGGGCTTCCAAAACAGATCCTGGCAGCAAGATACCACTCTCTTATTGCCGCAAAAGATTCTCTTCCTCATTGCCTGACCGTTATCGGGACTGATGATATGGGGGAAATCATGGCGGTAAAGCATAAGGAATATCCCCTTTACGGACTTCAGTTCCATCCGGAATCCATCCTGACCCCGGATGGAATGACTATACTTAAGAATTTCTTATCCATTCATATAAAGGAGGCAGATTAA
- a CDS encoding GntP family permease, with translation MVGGLSGERMMIALGIGIVILIFLVLKTKIHAFLALIMASLIIGVAGGMPLVNITLENGKTFGIVNSITTGFGGTLGSIGIIIGFGVMMGQIFERTGAAKRMAQTFLKLFGKKREEEALALTGFLVSIPIFCDSGFVILAPIAKAISRATKKSVISLGAALAAGLVITHSLVPPTPGPLGVCGIFSVDVGKFILYGLAIAIPMTVACMVYARWVGKKLYQIPDDKEGFVRLPYQEPDYSQDFSIGSENLPSTLESFAPLFLPIILILISTVSSALGKTSGYMMVFQFLGSPIVAVGIGLVLAIFTLGRSLTREEAIKEMEKGMASAGIIMLVTGGGGALGQIIKDSGLGTYMAEALAGTAVPIVILPFLIATAMRFIQGSGTVAMTTAASISAPIILAAGVNPILGALACCVGSLFFSYFNDSYFWVVNRTLGVGEVKDQILTYSITSTIAWAVGFVEVLILSIFL, from the coding sequence ATGGTAGGAGGACTTAGCGGCGAAAGAATGATGATTGCTCTTGGAATCGGCATCGTGATTCTCATATTCTTGGTATTGAAAACAAAGATCCATGCATTTTTGGCCCTGATCATGGCATCGCTCATCATTGGTGTGGCAGGAGGCATGCCTCTTGTAAATATCACCTTGGAAAATGGGAAGACCTTTGGTATTGTTAATTCTATAACAACCGGCTTTGGGGGAACGCTTGGGAGTATAGGAATTATTATCGGCTTTGGGGTGATGATGGGGCAGATATTTGAACGGACCGGGGCAGCCAAGCGGATGGCTCAGACGTTTTTAAAGCTTTTTGGAAAAAAGAGAGAAGAGGAAGCTCTTGCCCTTACGGGATTTCTTGTCTCCATCCCCATTTTCTGTGACTCCGGATTTGTAATCCTGGCCCCCATTGCAAAGGCTATTTCAAGGGCGACGAAAAAATCGGTAATTTCCCTGGGGGCGGCTCTGGCAGCAGGGCTTGTGATCACCCATAGCCTTGTGCCGCCCACTCCCGGGCCTTTGGGCGTATGCGGAATCTTCAGCGTGGACGTAGGAAAATTCATTCTTTATGGCCTTGCCATCGCTATTCCCATGACCGTGGCCTGTATGGTTTATGCAAGATGGGTCGGAAAAAAACTTTACCAGATTCCTGATGATAAAGAAGGCTTTGTGCGCCTCCCCTATCAGGAGCCGGATTATTCTCAGGATTTTTCCATTGGTTCTGAAAATCTTCCTTCCACCCTGGAATCCTTTGCGCCTCTGTTCCTTCCCATCATCCTGATCCTGATTAGCACGGTTTCCAGCGCCTTGGGAAAAACTTCCGGCTATATGATGGTATTTCAGTTTTTGGGAAGCCCTATCGTAGCGGTGGGAATCGGGCTTGTGCTGGCGATCTTTACCCTGGGAAGAAGTCTTACCAGAGAAGAGGCGATCAAGGAAATGGAAAAGGGCATGGCATCTGCAGGAATCATCATGCTGGTGACCGGAGGCGGCGGTGCATTAGGACAGATCATTAAGGACAGCGGACTTGGTACCTATATGGCGGAAGCCCTGGCAGGTACGGCGGTACCCATCGTCATCCTTCCGTTCCTCATTGCAACGGCCATGCGCTTTATTCAAGGTTCCGGCACGGTTGCCATGACTACGGCGGCCAGCATATCGGCTCCCATCATCCTGGCTGCGGGCGTGAATCCCATCCTTGGAGCCTTGGCATGCTGCGTAGGCTCTCTGTTCTTCAGCTACTTTAATGACAGCTATTTCTGGGTGGTAAACCGGACCCTTGGAGTTGGGGAAGTAAAGGACCAGATCCTCACCTATTCCATCACTTCCACCATCGCATGGGCCGTTGGATTTGTTGAAGTTTTAATATTGAGTATTTTCCTGTAA
- the pdxA gene encoding 4-hydroxythreonine-4-phosphate dehydrogenase PdxA, whose protein sequence is MSKPLIIIPIGDPAGIGPEIVAKALAEPRVTEAACCIAVGDKKIMEQAIRITGADLRIRTVKGPEEGNFEKGILNLIDLDNVDMDQFAFGEVSGMCGRAAYEYIEESIRLANEGRADAVATTPINKESLRAAGIPFIGHTEIFSALTETEDPLTMFETNGLRVFFLTRHVSLRNMLDMVTRERIKDYVKRCLEALKRLGVEDGTMAVAGLNPHCGEHGLFGDEEVREIIPAVLELQEEGYPVAGPIGADSVFHQAAQGRFNSVLSLYHDQGHIATKTLDFDRTIAITNGMPILRTSVDHGTAFDIAGTGKAGAVSMAEAILLAAKYSPRFKKA, encoded by the coding sequence ATGAGTAAACCACTAATCATTATACCCATAGGAGATCCGGCGGGCATTGGTCCGGAGATCGTTGCAAAGGCGCTTGCAGAGCCAAGAGTCACTGAGGCGGCCTGCTGTATTGCAGTTGGGGACAAAAAGATCATGGAGCAGGCCATCAGGATCACTGGGGCAGATTTAAGGATCAGGACGGTAAAGGGGCCGGAGGAGGGGAACTTTGAAAAAGGAATATTAAACCTCATTGACCTGGATAACGTAGATATGGACCAGTTTGCATTCGGAGAGGTCAGCGGAATGTGCGGCAGGGCCGCCTATGAATACATTGAGGAAAGCATCAGGCTGGCAAACGAAGGAAGGGCGGATGCGGTTGCAACCACTCCTATCAACAAGGAGTCCTTAAGGGCGGCAGGCATTCCATTTATCGGTCATACGGAGATATTCAGTGCCCTGACGGAGACAGAGGATCCGCTTACCATGTTTGAGACCAACGGGCTGAGGGTCTTCTTCCTGACCAGGCATGTATCCTTAAGAAACATGCTGGATATGGTGACCAGGGAGCGGATCAAGGATTATGTAAAGCGCTGCCTTGAGGCATTAAAGCGGCTTGGGGTAGAGGATGGGACCATGGCGGTTGCAGGGCTGAATCCTCACTGCGGGGAACATGGTCTGTTCGGTGACGAAGAGGTGAGGGAGATCATCCCAGCCGTATTGGAATTGCAGGAAGAAGGCTATCCGGTGGCAGGCCCGATCGGGGCAGATTCCGTGTTCCATCAGGCTGCTCAGGGGCGGTTTAACAGTGTGCTTTCCCTGTACCACGACCAGGGACATATAGCCACAAAAACCCTGGATTTTGACCGGACCATTGCCATTACCAACGGGATGCCCATCCTGCGCACCTCGGTGGACCATGGCACGGCCTTTGATATTGCAGGAACCGGAAAGGCTGGCGCTGTCAGCATGGCCGAAGCTATTTTGCTGGCAGCAAAGTATTCCCCCCGCTTTAAAAAGGCGTAA
- the trpC gene encoding indole-3-glycerol phosphate synthase TrpC, with protein sequence MILDVLAASSRKRVAAAKEKIPMKTMEKLALEALEKTRNISLSFEHSLSSPGISFICEIKRASPSKGLIASKFPYLEIARDYETAGADAISVLTEPEYFLGSSDYLTEISHEVKIPLLRKDFTVDPYQIYEAKAIGASAVLLICALLDTNALKEDLRLCQSLGLSALVEAHDEEEIHSALSAGARIIGVNNRNLKTFEVDFNNSLRLRSLVPTDVLFVAESGIKTESDIRFLSEAGVNAVLIGESLMRSPDKKEIINGFKRAAQ encoded by the coding sequence ATGATACTTGATGTCCTGGCTGCCTCCTCCAGAAAACGGGTGGCGGCAGCAAAAGAAAAAATCCCTATGAAGACCATGGAAAAGCTGGCATTGGAAGCCTTGGAAAAAACCAGGAACATAAGTCTTTCCTTTGAGCATAGTCTCTCCTCTCCAGGCATTTCATTCATCTGTGAGATAAAACGTGCCTCTCCTTCCAAGGGCCTAATAGCCAGCAAGTTCCCCTATTTGGAGATCGCAAGGGATTACGAAACTGCAGGAGCGGATGCCATTTCCGTTCTCACGGAACCGGAATACTTCCTCGGAAGCAGCGATTACCTGACAGAAATCAGCCATGAGGTGAAAATACCCCTTCTCAGAAAAGATTTTACAGTGGACCCTTATCAGATTTACGAAGCAAAGGCCATAGGCGCCTCCGCGGTTCTCCTTATCTGTGCCCTCCTGGATACAAACGCCCTGAAAGAAGATCTAAGGCTTTGCCAAAGCCTTGGCTTAAGCGCCCTAGTCGAGGCCCATGACGAAGAGGAGATCCACTCCGCCCTTTCGGCGGGAGCCAGGATCATCGGAGTGAATAACCGGAATTTAAAAACCTTCGAGGTGGATTTTAATAATTCCCTCCGCTTAAGGAGCCTGGTCCCTACTGATGTGCTCTTCGTGGCAGAAAGCGGAATCAAAACAGAATCAGACATCAGGTTCCTGTCAGAAGCCGGGGTAAATGCCGTTCTGATCGGGGAAAGCCTGATGCGTTCCCCTGATAAGAAGGAAATCATAAACGGTTTTAAGAGGGCGGCGCAATGA
- a CDS encoding four-carbon acid sugar kinase family protein → MPQCIVVADDLTGANATGVLLKKMNYRTYTVMNSERLNLSLFDQCDCIMYPTDSRAASSETAYNRVFNVTNLLKNEEVKVYAKRIDSTLRGNVGSETDAFLDALGPDYTAICAPCFPASGRIVIGGYMMVKGLPLHKTEAALDPKTPVFTSDVKKVFENQSRYKVGSIQMNGMMEGKHALAERIRGLAKAGCRIIVMDCVTQEDLDLIADASITSGIKFAAVDPGVFTSTVARKRIVPPDRGKENKILAVVGSVNPVTRKQMEELWLTQRTAYNIFVSAARFLENEESREEEIKRAVTEVLAASESYEILTVTGDGIYPENRVDFKRYEPGYPGGIDEMTRLICDSFAEITRRVFTYNSGYQGIYSSGGDITVAICRKFNTAGLCLLDEVLPLAAYGKFLKGDFEGVSIITKGGMVGEPDAANRCITYLKEKLFM, encoded by the coding sequence ATGCCTCAATGTATTGTGGTAGCAGATGATCTGACAGGAGCAAATGCCACAGGGGTTCTGCTTAAGAAGATGAATTACAGAACCTACACCGTAATGAATTCGGAACGGTTGAATCTGTCCCTGTTCGATCAGTGTGATTGTATTATGTATCCAACAGACAGCAGAGCGGCAAGCAGCGAGACCGCTTACAACCGGGTATTTAACGTGACCAACCTTTTGAAAAATGAAGAGGTCAAGGTTTATGCAAAGCGTATTGACAGCACTCTCAGAGGAAATGTCGGGAGTGAGACGGATGCTTTTTTAGATGCTCTGGGACCGGATTATACTGCCATCTGTGCCCCGTGCTTTCCGGCTTCGGGAAGAATCGTGATCGGAGGGTACATGATGGTAAAGGGGCTTCCCCTTCACAAAACGGAGGCGGCCCTGGACCCAAAGACTCCTGTATTTACATCGGATGTGAAGAAAGTTTTTGAAAATCAAAGTAGATACAAAGTGGGAAGCATCCAGATGAACGGCATGATGGAAGGAAAGCATGCACTGGCGGAACGGATCAGAGGGCTTGCAAAGGCTGGATGCAGGATCATCGTTATGGACTGTGTGACCCAGGAGGATTTAGACCTGATCGCTGATGCGTCCATTACAAGCGGGATCAAATTTGCTGCAGTGGATCCAGGCGTGTTTACTTCCACCGTCGCAAGAAAGCGGATTGTCCCGCCGGACAGGGGGAAAGAGAACAAGATATTGGCTGTAGTGGGAAGCGTAAATCCTGTGACAAGAAAACAGATGGAAGAGCTTTGGCTGACCCAGCGGACTGCTTATAACATTTTTGTTTCCGCTGCCAGATTCCTGGAGAATGAAGAGAGCCGGGAGGAAGAAATCAAACGGGCGGTAACGGAGGTTTTAGCTGCCAGCGAGTCTTATGAAATCCTTACTGTTACAGGGGATGGGATTTATCCGGAAAACAGGGTGGATTTTAAGCGGTACGAACCCGGCTATCCAGGTGGGATTGATGAGATGACCAGGCTGATTTGTGATTCCTTTGCAGAAATTACCCGCCGGGTGTTTACATATAACAGCGGCTATCAAGGGATCTACAGCAGCGGCGGAGATATTACGGTGGCCATCTGCCGGAAGTTTAACACCGCCGGCTTATGTCTCCTTGATGAGGTTCTTCCCCTTGCTGCCTACGGGAAGTTTTTAAAGGGGGATTTCGAAGGGGTGTCCATTATAACAAAGGGGGGGATGGTAGGAGAGCCAGATGCAGCCAACCGGTGCATTACTTATTTAAAAGAGAAACTATTTATGTAA